From Streptomyces sp. GSL17-111, one genomic window encodes:
- a CDS encoding MerR family transcriptional regulator, with the protein MLIGELARRTGVSARLLRYYESQGLLAARRGPNGYRHYAEDAVVTVRQVRALLGAGLSTEVIGSVLACARGEEPVLRWCEELRDVLRGELETLDERIEGLRHQRGNLADLLAQDPA; encoded by the coding sequence ATGCTGATCGGGGAGTTGGCGCGGCGTACGGGGGTCAGTGCGCGGCTGCTGCGGTACTACGAGAGCCAGGGGCTGCTCGCGGCCCGGCGGGGCCCCAACGGCTACCGCCATTACGCGGAGGACGCCGTCGTCACGGTCCGGCAGGTGCGGGCTCTGCTGGGTGCCGGGCTGTCCACCGAGGTGATCGGTTCGGTGCTCGCGTGTGCCCGGGGTGAGGAGCCCGTGCTGCGGTGGTGCGAGGAGCTGAGGGACGTCCTGCGGGGCGAGTTGGAGACGTTGGACGAGCGGATCGAGGGCCTGCGGCACCAGCGGGGCAACCTGGCCGACCTGCTGGCGCAGGACCCGGCGTGA
- a CDS encoding GNAT family N-acetyltransferase: MTVPTPELHTARLRLRPFTDADAAPLYALHSSARVLRYWDGPPWVEPARARRFIATCRTIEEEGTGARVAVDRVLDGAFIGWCGLTGWNPDFRSASLGYVFDAAAWGHGYATETAHAVLRWAFDTLDLNRVQAETDTRNPASARVLEKLGFVREGTLREDCVVNGDVSDSWVFGLLRREWHPTAGC; encoded by the coding sequence ATGACCGTGCCCACCCCCGAGCTGCACACGGCCCGCCTGCGACTGCGGCCGTTCACCGATGCCGACGCGGCGCCGCTCTACGCGCTGCACAGCAGCGCCCGTGTGCTGCGTTACTGGGACGGCCCGCCGTGGGTCGAACCGGCCCGCGCCCGGCGCTTCATCGCGACCTGCCGGACGATCGAGGAGGAGGGCACGGGAGCGCGGGTGGCCGTCGACCGCGTCCTTGACGGCGCGTTCATCGGCTGGTGCGGCCTGACCGGCTGGAACCCGGACTTCCGCAGCGCGTCCCTGGGCTACGTCTTCGACGCCGCCGCGTGGGGCCACGGTTACGCCACGGAGACCGCGCACGCCGTCCTGCGGTGGGCGTTCGACACCCTGGACCTGAACCGCGTCCAGGCCGAGACCGACACCCGCAACCCGGCGTCCGCCCGGGTCCTGGAGAAGCTCGGCTTCGTCCGCGAAGGCACTCTCCGCGAGGACTGCGTCGTCAACGGCGATGTCTCCGACTCCTGGGTCTTCGGCCTGCTCCGCCGTGAGTGGCACCCGACGGCCGGATGTTAG
- a CDS encoding DUF3533 domain-containing protein, with protein MARIHGTHARERGGFVGGLTGAVTPRAALLVLGVLALQLAFIASYVGAFHHPDPDRVPVAVAAPDAMRSALVEELEALPGEPLDVTVATADGQEARDAVEDRSVAGAVVTGPQGDRYALLVAGGSGAALVDAVEGTFRQVARQQDRPLTVEDVAPADEGDARGLTSFYLVVGWCVGGYLCAAIFAMSYGARPSNLARAAVRLTALALYAVAAGLGGAVIVGPVLDALPGGLLPLAALGALIVFAVGATTLALQGLFGVLGIGLAILLVVVLGNPSAGGAFPAPLLPPFWREIGPFLPPGAGTWTARSIAYFDGAAVTGPLVTLAVWAVAGTALTLLAAALRRPGTVRVAAADR; from the coding sequence ATGGCACGCATCCACGGCACGCACGCCCGCGAGCGCGGCGGCTTCGTCGGCGGGCTGACGGGCGCGGTGACCCCACGCGCGGCCCTGCTCGTGCTCGGCGTCCTCGCGCTCCAGCTCGCCTTCATCGCCTCCTACGTCGGAGCCTTCCACCACCCGGACCCCGACCGCGTGCCGGTCGCGGTCGCCGCTCCCGACGCGATGCGGTCGGCCCTGGTGGAGGAGTTGGAGGCACTGCCCGGCGAGCCCCTCGACGTCACGGTCGCCACCGCCGACGGCCAGGAGGCCCGCGACGCCGTCGAGGACCGCAGCGTTGCCGGTGCCGTCGTCACCGGGCCGCAGGGCGACCGGTACGCCCTCCTCGTCGCCGGCGGGTCCGGCGCCGCCCTGGTGGACGCCGTCGAGGGCACGTTCCGGCAGGTGGCGCGGCAACAGGACCGCCCGCTCACCGTGGAGGACGTGGCTCCCGCCGACGAGGGCGACGCCCGGGGCCTGACGTCCTTCTACCTCGTCGTCGGCTGGTGCGTCGGCGGCTACCTGTGCGCGGCCATTTTCGCCATGAGCTACGGAGCACGCCCCTCGAACCTCGCTCGGGCCGCCGTGCGCCTGACCGCCCTCGCCCTGTACGCGGTGGCCGCCGGACTCGGCGGGGCCGTCATCGTCGGCCCCGTGCTGGACGCCCTGCCGGGCGGACTGCTGCCCCTGGCCGCCCTCGGCGCCCTCATCGTCTTCGCCGTCGGCGCGACCACGCTGGCCCTCCAGGGACTCTTCGGTGTGCTCGGTATCGGGCTGGCCATCCTCCTGGTGGTGGTCCTGGGCAACCCCAGCGCGGGCGGCGCCTTCCCCGCCCCGCTGCTGCCGCCGTTCTGGCGGGAGATCGGGCCCTTCCTCCCACCCGGCGCGGGAACGTGGACCGCCCGCTCCATCGCCTACTTCGACGGCGCCGCCGTGACCGGCCCGCTGGTGACCCTCGCGGTCTGGGCGGTCGCGGGCACCGCCCTGACGCTGCTCGCGGCGGCCCTGCGCCGACCGGGGACGGTGCGCGTCGCCGCGGCGGACCGCTGA
- a CDS encoding AfsR/SARP family transcriptional regulator, which yields MEFRVLGPVDAVDDHGHRRPVTAPMLRALLAALALRAGRPVPAEELADQLWGEQLPADVRTTLRTYVMRLRKVLPGDPIGTVPGGYVLSAEPEDTDLGRFRSLVLRAREVAPAAHAEAAALLGESLSLWRGIPLADLPDVPLRTVQQPRLEELHLSAAEEFYELGLALGRHERLVDELSSVARRHRLRERLTRLLMLALHRCGRTAEALTVYQEARAELVAELAIEPGAETRALEQAILRDDPALALPASAAGRVTAGGPSAPFPPGT from the coding sequence GTGGAATTCCGTGTGCTGGGGCCGGTGGACGCGGTGGACGACCACGGGCACCGCAGACCGGTGACCGCTCCCATGCTGCGTGCGCTGCTGGCCGCGCTGGCCCTTCGGGCGGGACGTCCCGTGCCCGCCGAGGAACTCGCCGACCAGCTGTGGGGGGAGCAGCTGCCCGCCGATGTCCGCACGACGTTGCGTACGTACGTGATGCGGCTGCGCAAGGTCCTGCCGGGTGACCCGATCGGGACGGTGCCCGGGGGGTACGTGCTGTCGGCGGAGCCGGAGGACACCGATCTGGGGCGGTTTCGCTCCCTGGTCCTGCGGGCCCGGGAGGTCGCGCCGGCGGCCCACGCCGAGGCCGCGGCCCTGTTGGGCGAGTCCCTGTCACTGTGGCGTGGCATCCCGCTCGCCGACCTGCCCGACGTACCGTTGCGCACCGTGCAGCAGCCCCGGCTGGAGGAGCTCCACCTGAGTGCGGCGGAGGAGTTCTACGAGCTGGGACTCGCTCTGGGCCGGCACGAGAGGCTGGTGGACGAGCTGAGCTCGGTGGCTCGCCGGCACCGGTTGCGTGAGCGGCTGACCCGGCTGCTCATGCTCGCCCTGCACCGCTGCGGCCGCACGGCTGAGGCGCTGACGGTGTACCAGGAGGCCAGGGCCGAGCTGGTCGCCGAGCTCGCCATCGAGCCGGGAGCCGAGACGCGTGCGCTGGAGCAGGCCATTCTCCGCGACGACCCGGCGCTCGCGCTCCCGGCGTCCGCCGCCGGGCGGGTGACTGCGGGCGGGCCGTCCGCACCGTTTCCCCCGGGCACCTAG
- a CDS encoding NB-ARC domain-containing protein translates to MELARLRELLTGTLSAPAVCLIDGPGGVGKSALAVRAAHDVEDHFPDGLFYVDLRGADPHRAPLTTEEATLVLLTALGTGTEQVPGEPGAALRHYHARLSGRRTLLVLDNAKDSAQVAPLLPTGPGSAAVVTSRTVLTGVAQARHFHLETLSTPDAVALIKAVSGRPAAPDEQRDWEDLAGLCGRLPLALRMIATRLASRPRWSPADWSEVLRDERGRLEELVTSDLDARASLLLSIEQLAAGDEADRRAARLFPLLGTTAITTYSVPATAALSSRTPAEVRDALERLTDAQIASSPRPGTYALHDLVRAAAVSEAASLSASHRREALQGVARWHATRHRCRAARPGDRPATGSGHGQGRRRVDHGRARHTAGAGPVGALRAGGRRPRPGRGVRRGGRPGAGGGGRTAGRVAGAGRDRALPTGRGGRAASGHRTVRDGPAHAGLTRSRGLDGGQVAVEVSTADFNRASVVRMLRTW, encoded by the coding sequence ATGGAACTGGCCCGGCTGCGGGAGCTGCTGACGGGCACGCTCAGCGCACCGGCGGTGTGTCTGATCGACGGGCCGGGGGGCGTGGGCAAGTCCGCGCTCGCCGTCCGCGCCGCCCACGACGTCGAGGACCACTTCCCCGACGGCCTGTTCTACGTGGATCTGCGGGGCGCCGATCCGCACCGCGCTCCGCTGACGACGGAGGAGGCGACACTGGTACTGCTCACGGCGCTCGGCACGGGCACCGAGCAGGTGCCCGGGGAGCCGGGCGCCGCTCTGCGGCACTATCACGCGCGGCTGTCGGGACGGCGGACCCTGCTCGTCCTGGACAACGCCAAGGATTCGGCGCAGGTCGCCCCACTGCTGCCGACGGGCCCCGGCAGCGCGGCGGTGGTGACGAGCCGCACGGTCCTGACCGGCGTCGCACAGGCCCGGCACTTCCACCTGGAGACGCTGAGCACGCCGGACGCGGTCGCTCTCATCAAGGCGGTGTCCGGCCGCCCCGCCGCACCCGATGAGCAGCGGGACTGGGAGGATCTCGCCGGGCTGTGCGGCCGGCTGCCGTTGGCGCTGCGCATGATCGCGACGCGCCTGGCGTCCCGGCCCCGGTGGAGCCCGGCCGACTGGTCCGAGGTGCTGCGTGACGAACGCGGACGGCTGGAGGAGCTGGTCACGAGCGACCTGGACGCCCGGGCCAGCCTGCTGCTGAGCATCGAGCAGCTCGCGGCGGGGGACGAGGCCGACCGGCGAGCGGCACGGCTGTTCCCCTTGCTGGGCACGACGGCCATCACCACGTACAGCGTGCCGGCCACCGCGGCCCTCAGTTCCCGCACGCCGGCCGAGGTACGGGACGCGTTGGAGCGTCTGACGGACGCCCAGATCGCGTCCAGTCCGCGCCCGGGGACCTACGCGCTGCACGACCTGGTGCGCGCGGCCGCGGTGAGTGAGGCGGCGTCGCTGTCCGCCTCCCATCGGCGGGAGGCGCTGCAGGGGGTGGCCCGGTGGCACGCCACCCGGCACCGGTGCCGGGCCGCAAGGCCTGGTGACCGACCTGCGACGGGCTCCGGCCACGGCCAGGGGCGGCGGCGCGTGGACCACGGTCGTGCACGTCACACGGCGGGCGCCGGCCCGGTCGGGGCACTAAGAGCAGGCGGACGTCGTCCTCGTCCTGGACGCGGCGTACGCCGAGGCGGTCGTCCCGGTGCTGGGGGCGGCGGCCGGACGGCTGGCCGCGTCGCTGGCGCAGGGCGAGATCGCGCTCTTCCGACGGGACGGGGCGGACGTGCTGCGTCTGGACATCGCACCGTCCGAGACGGCCCTGCTCATGCCGGGCTGACCCGGAGCAGGGGCCTCGACGGCGGTCAGGTCGCCGTGGAGGTCTCGACGGCGGACTTCAACCGGGCGAGCGTGGTGCGGATGTTGCGCACGTGGTAG
- a CDS encoding SRPBCC family protein yields MARSFTVSESVVVHADARAVYDHVSDPTLMGRWSPENTGATLRPGTEAVAVGTVFDGHNKRGPFRWTTRCTVTAAEPGECFAFRVTAIGLRRPVLRAAIATWQYRLEPVAEGTKVTETWTDDRRSWPDALAALFDRAATGGRTFDAYHVRNIRTTLARLKSAVETSTAT; encoded by the coding sequence GTGGCCCGCAGCTTCACCGTCTCCGAGAGCGTCGTCGTCCACGCCGACGCCCGCGCCGTCTACGACCACGTCAGCGACCCCACCCTCATGGGCCGCTGGAGCCCTGAGAACACCGGCGCCACCCTGCGCCCCGGCACCGAGGCCGTCGCCGTCGGCACCGTCTTCGACGGCCACAACAAGCGCGGCCCGTTCCGCTGGACGACCCGCTGCACGGTGACCGCGGCGGAACCGGGGGAGTGCTTCGCCTTCCGGGTGACCGCCATCGGGCTGCGCCGCCCCGTCCTGCGCGCGGCGATCGCCACCTGGCAGTACCGTCTGGAGCCCGTGGCCGAGGGAACCAAGGTCACCGAGACCTGGACCGACGACCGCAGGTCCTGGCCCGACGCCCTCGCGGCCCTCTTCGACCGGGCGGCCACCGGAGGCAGGACCTTCGACGCCTACCACGTGCGCAACATCCGCACCACGCTCGCCCGGTTGAAGTCCGCCGTCGAGACCTCCACGGCGACCTGA
- a CDS encoding NUDIX hydrolase, protein MRTPRRAARVAVRDADGAVFMFRYDNEEVGVHWALPGGGLDPGETPREGAGRELREETGWADVEAGPLLCTWEHDYTRSGVPVRQHEHIFLGRGVRREPAEGVAAAHAEDGILGWRWWSPGALAEAREALWPPQLPELLADVERSGGCRGVDLGYVPNGTRGGVTAPPEDPCSFV, encoded by the coding sequence ATGCGAACTCCGAGGCGGGCGGCACGCGTCGCCGTACGGGATGCGGACGGTGCGGTCTTCATGTTCCGCTACGACAACGAGGAGGTCGGTGTCCATTGGGCGCTGCCGGGCGGCGGGCTCGATCCGGGCGAGACGCCGCGTGAGGGGGCCGGGCGGGAGCTGCGTGAGGAGACGGGCTGGGCGGATGTCGAGGCGGGGCCGCTGCTGTGCACGTGGGAGCACGACTACACGCGTTCGGGTGTGCCGGTCCGGCAGCACGAGCACATCTTCCTCGGGCGCGGCGTGCGGCGGGAGCCGGCGGAGGGGGTGGCGGCCGCGCACGCCGAGGACGGCATCCTCGGGTGGCGGTGGTGGTCGCCGGGCGCGCTGGCGGAGGCGCGGGAGGCGCTGTGGCCGCCGCAGCTTCCCGAGCTGCTGGCGGACGTGGAGCGGTCGGGCGGGTGCCGGGGGGTGGATCTGGGCTATGTCCCGAACGGGACGCGGGGCGGCGTCACGGCACCGCCGGAGGACCCCTGCTCTTTTGTATGA
- a CDS encoding GntP family permease has product MEAIEPAYGTAVLLLIAAGAVALLLFLIMKVRLHAFVALVGVSVVTAIAVGFPLADVPDVLMSGFAATIGSVALLVAFGVMLGRLLEVTGGAQVLADTLIGRFGESRAPFALGVAALCFGFPIFFDAGLVVFLPIILTVARRFGGSLLLYALPAAGAFAAMHAMVPPHPGPVAATEQLGGDIGVTLLIGAPIGVAAWYVGVYLVSRFLGRRVYVPVSDVVFGEVRDERGLTGAEQEAEQKDGGSVRLGRTPPRFGVVAALLLIPLVLISFDTVLNTLGTAGVLDADAGAAAFMGLLGATPVALMITVLVAILVLGRPRTSMAHVRTILDEALGPVCSIILITGAGGMFGGVLRLSGIGDALSSSLSGLGISLILQAFVIATLLRVAQGSATVALTTTGGLIAGAVAEADLSDARTALLVVAIAAGATVLSHVNDSGFWLVSRFFGMDEKTTLKTWTVMETTLGLSAFTIAAGLWAVL; this is encoded by the coding sequence ATGGAAGCAATCGAGCCCGCCTACGGGACGGCGGTCCTGCTGCTGATCGCAGCGGGAGCGGTCGCCCTGCTGCTGTTCCTGATCATGAAGGTGAGGCTCCACGCGTTCGTGGCGCTCGTCGGGGTCAGCGTCGTCACGGCGATCGCCGTGGGCTTCCCCCTGGCGGACGTTCCCGACGTGCTGATGTCCGGCTTCGCGGCCACCATCGGATCCGTCGCGCTGCTCGTCGCCTTCGGCGTGATGCTCGGCCGGCTGCTGGAGGTGACCGGCGGGGCCCAGGTCCTCGCCGACACCCTGATCGGCCGGTTCGGGGAGAGCCGGGCGCCGTTCGCCCTGGGGGTGGCGGCGCTGTGCTTCGGGTTCCCCATCTTCTTCGACGCCGGGCTCGTGGTGTTCCTGCCCATCATCCTGACGGTGGCCCGCCGCTTCGGCGGCTCCCTGCTGCTGTACGCCCTCCCGGCGGCCGGCGCCTTCGCGGCGATGCACGCGATGGTGCCGCCGCACCCCGGGCCCGTCGCGGCCACCGAACAGCTCGGCGGGGACATCGGCGTCACGCTGCTGATCGGCGCTCCGATCGGGGTGGCCGCGTGGTACGTGGGTGTCTACCTGGTGTCGCGGTTCCTCGGGCGCCGGGTGTACGTGCCGGTCTCCGACGTCGTCTTCGGCGAGGTGCGCGACGAGCGCGGGCTCACCGGCGCGGAGCAGGAGGCGGAACAGAAGGACGGCGGGTCCGTGCGACTCGGCCGGACGCCGCCGCGGTTCGGCGTGGTGGCGGCCCTGCTGCTGATCCCGCTCGTCCTGATCTCCTTCGACACCGTGCTCAACACCCTGGGCACCGCCGGGGTACTCGACGCGGACGCCGGGGCGGCCGCGTTCATGGGCCTGCTCGGGGCGACTCCGGTGGCCCTGATGATCACCGTGCTGGTCGCGATCCTCGTCCTGGGCCGGCCGCGCACCTCGATGGCCCACGTCCGCACCATCCTGGACGAGGCACTGGGGCCGGTCTGCTCGATCATTCTGATCACCGGCGCGGGCGGGATGTTCGGCGGCGTGCTCAGGCTGAGCGGCATCGGCGACGCGCTCAGCTCCTCCCTGTCGGGGCTGGGCATCTCGCTGATCCTCCAGGCGTTCGTCATCGCGACGCTGCTCAGGGTGGCGCAGGGGTCGGCGACGGTGGCCCTCACGACGACGGGCGGCCTCATCGCGGGCGCGGTCGCCGAGGCCGACCTGAGCGATGCGCGGACCGCCCTGCTCGTCGTCGCGATCGCCGCCGGGGCGACGGTCCTGTCCCACGTCAACGACTCGGGCTTCTGGCTGGTGAGCCGGTTCTTCGGGATGGACGAGAAGACGACGCTCAAGACCTGGACGGTGATGGAGACGACGCTCGGCCTCTCGGCCTTCACCATCGCCGCGGGCCTGTGGGCGGTCCTCTAA
- a CDS encoding alpha/beta fold hydrolase, producing the protein MTTPLTIDDFTYRTITGSGGVDLNVAVGGHGPAIVLLHGFPQTHYMWRRVARRLANDHTVIVPDLRGYGASGKPPAEDPDTYSKRTMANDIVAITHELGHEHFGLVGHDRGALVAVRAGLDHADAVDYLGILDVLPTLDTWAVLQGVGAKVAWHLYLMAQPAGLPEKMIAAVAPEFFGSFLDAWDPAGTTFTPEERAHYVDSSIAAIDSIVADYRATAGIDLDMDLADRDRGARLTMPVGVISQDWGSQLGFDASALWRAWAPDLTYRATTSGHFMAEENPDEIATFITELAGRVPAAQH; encoded by the coding sequence GTGACCACGCCCTTGACCATCGACGACTTCACCTACCGCACGATCACCGGCAGCGGCGGCGTGGACCTGAACGTCGCCGTCGGCGGCCACGGCCCGGCGATCGTCCTGCTGCACGGCTTCCCGCAGACCCACTACATGTGGCGTCGGGTCGCCCGGAGACTCGCGAACGACCACACCGTGATCGTCCCGGACCTGCGGGGCTACGGCGCCAGCGGCAAGCCGCCCGCCGAGGACCCCGACACCTACTCCAAGCGCACGATGGCCAACGACATCGTCGCGATCACCCACGAGCTCGGCCACGAGCACTTCGGCCTCGTCGGACACGACCGTGGCGCGCTGGTGGCCGTCCGCGCCGGACTCGACCACGCCGACGCGGTGGACTACCTCGGCATCCTCGACGTGCTGCCGACCCTCGACACCTGGGCCGTCCTGCAGGGCGTGGGCGCCAAGGTGGCCTGGCACCTGTACCTGATGGCGCAGCCCGCCGGCCTGCCCGAGAAGATGATCGCCGCCGTAGCGCCCGAGTTCTTCGGTTCCTTCCTCGACGCCTGGGACCCCGCCGGGACCACCTTCACCCCCGAGGAGCGCGCCCACTACGTCGACAGCTCGATCGCCGCCATCGACTCGATCGTGGCGGACTACCGCGCCACGGCCGGCATCGACCTCGACATGGATCTCGCCGACCGCGACCGCGGCGCGCGGCTCACGATGCCCGTCGGCGTCATCTCCCAGGACTGGGGCTCCCAGCTCGGTTTCGACGCGTCCGCGCTCTGGCGCGCCTGGGCGCCGGATCTCACCTACCGGGCCACCACCAGTGGCCACTTCATGGCCGAGGAGAACCCCGACGAGATCGCCACGTTCATCACCGAACTCGCGGGCCGCGTCCCTGCCGCACAGCACTGA
- a CDS encoding TetR/AcrR family transcriptional regulator: MLGILAEDGYEGVSFEAVARRCRTSKATLYRRWASKRDMVIAAVKAGPARQASAPSPRGATLREDLLILSRRLERTMAAADSGTALMLLQAGLEDPELCEAIEESVGPTGARLPPSVLDAAVARGELPSGASPFAFEEVVGAALLLRRVNGLAVDDAYLAALVDTVIIPALTASAGSTTDLPAGIFSGRPQARSTHHTRENP; this comes from the coding sequence GTGCTCGGGATCCTCGCCGAGGACGGGTACGAGGGGGTGTCGTTCGAGGCGGTGGCCCGGCGCTGCCGGACGTCGAAGGCCACCCTGTACCGGCGGTGGGCGTCGAAGCGCGACATGGTGATCGCCGCGGTGAAGGCGGGCCCGGCCCGCCAGGCGTCGGCTCCGTCGCCTCGCGGGGCCACCCTTCGCGAGGACCTGTTGATCCTGTCCCGGCGGTTGGAACGCACGATGGCCGCAGCCGACAGCGGTACGGCGCTCATGCTGCTCCAGGCCGGGCTGGAGGATCCCGAGCTGTGCGAGGCCATCGAGGAGTCCGTGGGCCCGACGGGCGCGCGCCTGCCGCCCTCGGTTCTGGACGCCGCGGTCGCGCGGGGCGAACTCCCGTCAGGCGCCAGCCCGTTCGCGTTCGAGGAGGTCGTCGGCGCGGCCCTGCTGCTCCGGCGTGTCAACGGCCTGGCCGTCGATGACGCCTACCTGGCCGCGCTCGTGGACACCGTGATCATCCCCGCCCTCACCGCCTCCGCCGGCAGCACGACCGACCTGCCCGCCGGGATCTTCTCCGGCCGTCCACAAGCCCGTTCCACCCACCACACCCGGGAGAACCCGTGA
- a CDS encoding FadR/GntR family transcriptional regulator: MDDQRQGLHARVLAALGPAITGGDHPPGSVLRTDELERRFDVSRTVMREAIRVLESMNLVRSRRRVGVTVLPAEEWDVFDPQVITWRLQGADRPRQLRSLTMLRSAVEPAAARLAADLATPSECAELTEHALGMVATSRGQQLDGYLVHDVAFHRVVLRASRNEMFARLGDVVAAVLTGRTEHHVMFSDPDPHAVTLHVQVAEAVRTRDAARAEELTRQITLGAMAELDVLAP, from the coding sequence ATGGACGATCAGCGGCAAGGGCTGCACGCGCGGGTGCTCGCCGCGCTCGGTCCGGCCATCACCGGAGGGGATCACCCGCCAGGAAGCGTGCTGCGCACCGACGAGCTCGAACGGCGTTTCGACGTCTCCCGAACCGTGATGCGCGAGGCCATACGCGTGCTGGAGTCCATGAACCTCGTCCGCTCGCGGCGCCGCGTCGGCGTCACGGTGCTGCCCGCCGAGGAGTGGGACGTCTTCGACCCCCAGGTCATCACCTGGCGCCTGCAGGGCGCCGACCGCCCGCGCCAGCTGCGCTCCCTCACGATGCTGCGCTCCGCCGTCGAGCCGGCCGCCGCCCGGCTCGCGGCGGACCTGGCCACCCCGAGCGAGTGCGCCGAGCTGACCGAGCACGCCCTCGGCATGGTCGCCACCTCCCGGGGCCAGCAGCTCGACGGCTACCTCGTCCACGACGTCGCCTTCCACCGCGTCGTGCTGCGGGCCTCCCGCAACGAGATGTTCGCCCGCCTCGGCGACGTCGTCGCCGCCGTCCTGACCGGACGCACCGAGCACCACGTCATGTTCTCCGACCCGGACCCGCACGCCGTCACCCTGCACGTGCAGGTCGCCGAGGCCGTCCGCACCCGTGACGCGGCACGGGCGGAGGAGCTGACCCGCCAGATCACCCTCGGGGCCATGGCCGAGCTCGACGTCCTCGCCCCCTGA
- a CDS encoding HemK2/MTQ2 family protein methyltransferase yields MLLIRPPGVYAPQSDTWLLRHALRASALAPGARVLDLCTGTGVLALAASRLGAADVVAVDSGRRAVTAARCNAGLRRAPMTVRRGDLTDAVPGSWFDVVLANPPYVPSPAVPGRRPGAAGRRWNGGPDGRTVIDRLCARVPPLLADGGAFLMVHSGLCGTEVTLGRLRDQGLRPSVAARCTVPFGPEMRCRARWLEAEGLIAPAQREEELVVIRGDRV; encoded by the coding sequence ATGCTGCTCATCCGGCCCCCCGGGGTCTACGCACCGCAGTCCGACACGTGGCTGCTGCGGCACGCCCTGCGCGCGTCGGCGCTCGCCCCCGGCGCCCGTGTCCTGGACCTGTGCACCGGCACGGGCGTGCTGGCCCTGGCGGCCTCCCGGCTGGGGGCCGCCGACGTGGTCGCGGTCGACAGTGGCCGGCGCGCGGTCACCGCGGCCCGCTGCAACGCCGGGCTGCGGCGTGCTCCCATGACGGTGCGTCGCGGGGATCTCACCGACGCCGTGCCCGGTTCGTGGTTCGACGTGGTCCTGGCGAACCCGCCCTACGTCCCCTCCCCCGCCGTCCCCGGCCGTCGCCCGGGAGCGGCCGGACGGCGCTGGAACGGCGGCCCTGACGGGCGGACGGTGATCGATCGCCTGTGCGCACGGGTGCCGCCCCTGCTGGCGGACGGCGGGGCGTTCCTCATGGTGCACTCCGGGCTGTGCGGCACGGAGGTGACGTTGGGACGACTGCGGGACCAGGGGCTCAGGCCCTCGGTCGCGGCGCGGTGCACCGTGCCGTTCGGGCCCGAGATGCGGTGCCGGGCCCGGTGGCTGGAGGCCGAGGGTCTCATCGCCCCGGCTCAGCGCGAGGAGGAACTGGTGGTGATCCGCGGTGACCGGGTCTGA
- a CDS encoding CDGSH iron-sulfur domain-containing protein, producing MLIDPEGPLLVEGPVELTLPDGRTVRSERFMVAVCTCRRSRRYPLCDTSHRRRTRPGRRAGPEDAR from the coding sequence GTGTTGATCGATCCGGAGGGGCCGCTCCTCGTGGAGGGGCCGGTGGAGCTGACCCTGCCGGACGGCCGCACGGTGCGCTCGGAGCGGTTCATGGTCGCCGTGTGCACCTGCCGTCGCAGCCGCCGGTACCCGCTGTGCGACACGAGTCACCGCCGACGCACCCGCCCGGGGCGCCGGGCCGGGCCCGAGGACGCGCGGTAG